From one Coffea eugenioides isolate CCC68of chromosome 11, Ceug_1.0, whole genome shotgun sequence genomic stretch:
- the LOC113751451 gene encoding uncharacterized protein LOC113751451: MDPQGWAVGSVVEQLGRAQVLSLAHFKGVSDDPWALLATWRPRVARHVVTFWRPPPQGAVKLNTDARVARKKVAGGGLLRDHKGRLIFAFYKEFGEVDVLTAESLALLQRLLFCNRGRVQRLLVEVDSEGLVRLLDSGGLAKWPLCNSLRQIKALLQSFNATTVHIFREVNAATDKLAAMDLEDDFFCMSSLQLPREVRAIVLLDSRGVPCVRTQVGRA, translated from the coding sequence ATGGACCCGCAGGGTTGGGCAGTGGGTAGTGTAGTTGAGCAGCTAGGGAGGGCGCAAGTGCTTTCCTTAGCACATTTCAAAGGGGTTTCGGATGACCCTTGGGCATTACTGGCGACTTGGAGACCGCGGGTTGCGAGACATGTGGTGACATTCTGGAGGCCACCACCGCAGGGAGCTGTCAAGCTGAATACAGATGCCCGTGTGGCAAGGAAAAAAGTGGCAGGGGGAGGCTTGCTGCGGGATCATAAGGGTAGATTGATTTTCGCGTTCTACAAGGAGTTTGGGGAGGTCGATGTGCTGACTGCTGAGAGTTTGGCATTGCTGCAAAGGCTACTCTTCTGTAACAGGGGTAGGGTCCAACGGTTATTGGTGGAGGTGGACTCGGAGGGATTGGTCCGTTTGCTGGATTCAGGGGGCTTGGCAAAATGGCCGTTATGTAACTCATTACGACAGATCAAGGCCCTTCTTCAGAGCTTTAATGCCACAACGGTACACATTTTCAGAGAAGTGAATGCCGCGACGGATAAGTTAGCAGCGATGGATCTCGAGGACGACTTCTTCTGCATGTCGTCCCTACAGCTCCCGCGGGAGGTTAGAGCAATTGTATTGTTGGATAGTAGGGGAGTTCCCTGTGTTCGTACGCAGGTTGGGCGGGCGTAG